The Kitasatospora setae KM-6054 genome contains a region encoding:
- a CDS encoding geranyl diphosphate 2-C-methyltransferase: MTSTDLGTASAFVPAPATAYQGDIARYWNNEARPVNLRLGDVDGLYHHHYGIGEIDTASLGTPEDSEYEKKLITELHRLESAQAEVLLDHLGPIAPGDTLMDAGCGRGGSMVMAHQRFGAKVEGVTLSSTQAEFGNRRAQELGIADHVRSRVCNMLDTPFETGRMSGSWNNESSMYVDLHDLFAEHSRVLKVGGRYVTITGCWNPRYGQPSKWVSQINAHFECNIHSRREYLRAMADNRLVPQAVIDLTPDTLPYWELRATSSLVTGIEEAFIESYKDGSFQYVLIAADRV, encoded by the coding sequence ATGACCAGCACCGACCTCGGTACCGCCTCCGCCTTCGTCCCGGCGCCCGCGACCGCCTACCAGGGCGACATCGCGCGCTACTGGAACAACGAGGCCCGTCCGGTCAACCTGCGCCTCGGCGACGTCGACGGCCTGTACCACCACCACTACGGCATCGGCGAGATCGACACCGCCTCCCTCGGCACCCCCGAGGACAGCGAGTACGAGAAGAAGCTGATCACCGAGCTGCACCGGCTGGAGTCCGCGCAGGCCGAGGTGCTCCTCGACCACCTCGGCCCGATCGCGCCCGGCGACACCCTGATGGACGCCGGCTGCGGCCGCGGCGGCTCGATGGTGATGGCCCACCAGCGCTTCGGCGCCAAGGTCGAGGGCGTCACCCTCTCCAGCACCCAGGCCGAGTTCGGCAACCGCCGCGCCCAGGAGCTCGGCATCGCCGACCACGTCCGCTCCCGGGTCTGCAACATGCTCGACACCCCGTTCGAGACCGGCCGGATGTCCGGCTCGTGGAACAACGAGTCCAGCATGTACGTCGACCTGCACGACCTGTTCGCCGAGCACTCCCGGGTGCTCAAGGTCGGCGGCCGCTACGTCACCATCACCGGCTGCTGGAACCCGCGCTACGGCCAGCCCTCCAAGTGGGTCTCGCAGATCAACGCCCACTTCGAGTGCAACATCCACTCCCGCCGCGAGTACCTGCGCGCGATGGCCGACAACCGCCTCGTCCCGCAGGCCGTCATCGACCTGACCCCCGACACCCTGCCCTACTGGGAGCTGCGCGCCACCTCCTCGCTGGTCACCGGCATCGAGGAAGCCTTCATCGAGTCGTACAAGGACGGGTCCTTCCAGTACGTCCTGATCGCGGCCGACCGGGTCTGA
- a CDS encoding family 2 encapsulin nanocompartment cargo protein terpene cyclase, with translation MPDPGLSSPLPALPSDPSDPPFLVAAAAAVAEAVAATAAAAAAAPATATATATTPATVETVPAPSVSGASVPAPSVPEPVAVPEADGLQRILRGPSGLGTGGLFRVSPLPERLPEPGAEVPGAPEASASLPEPVEGVPVPGLYFHPVAEPDPVRVAEVSRRIKDWAVDEVDLFPDEWEGQFDGFSVGRYMVVCHPDAPTVEHVMVATRLMVAENAVDDCYCEDHGGSPVGLGSRLLLAHTALDPVHTTAEYAPDWAESLGSDAPRRAYRSAMRYFTELASPSQADRFRHDMARLHLGYLAEASWSQDDHVPEVWEYLAMRQFNNFRPCPTITDTVGGYELPADLQAMPQTQRVIALAGNATTIVNDLYSYTKELAAPGRHLNLPVVISEREGLSDKDGYLKAVEVHNELMRAFEAESAALAAACPAPQLLRFLRGVAAWVDGNHHWHQTNTYRYSLPDFW, from the coding sequence ATGCCCGACCCAGGGCTTTCCTCGCCGCTCCCCGCCTTGCCGTCCGACCCGTCCGACCCGCCGTTCCTGGTCGCGGCCGCAGCGGCGGTCGCCGAGGCGGTGGCGGCGACGGCCGCTGCCGCCGCCGCAGCCCCGGCCACAGCCACAGCCACAGCCACGACCCCGGCCACCGTCGAGACCGTCCCCGCGCCGTCCGTGTCCGGGGCGTCTGTGCCCGCGCCGTCCGTCCCCGAGCCGGTCGCCGTGCCGGAGGCGGACGGGTTGCAGCGGATCCTGCGCGGTCCCAGCGGGCTCGGGACGGGGGGCCTGTTCCGGGTCTCCCCGCTGCCCGAGCGGCTGCCCGAGCCCGGGGCTGAGGTGCCGGGTGCGCCGGAGGCGTCGGCGTCGCTGCCGGAGCCGGTCGAGGGGGTGCCGGTGCCGGGCCTGTACTTCCACCCGGTGGCGGAGCCCGATCCGGTCCGGGTGGCGGAGGTCAGCCGCCGGATCAAGGACTGGGCGGTCGACGAGGTCGACCTGTTCCCGGACGAGTGGGAGGGCCAGTTCGACGGCTTCTCGGTCGGCCGCTACATGGTGGTCTGCCACCCGGACGCCCCGACGGTCGAGCACGTGATGGTCGCGACCCGGCTGATGGTCGCGGAGAACGCGGTCGACGACTGCTACTGCGAGGACCACGGCGGTTCCCCGGTCGGCCTCGGCAGCCGGCTGCTGCTCGCGCACACCGCGCTGGACCCGGTGCACACCACCGCCGAGTACGCGCCGGACTGGGCGGAGTCGCTCGGCTCGGACGCGCCGCGCCGCGCCTACCGCTCCGCGATGCGGTACTTCACCGAGCTGGCCAGCCCGTCGCAGGCCGACCGGTTCCGGCACGACATGGCGCGGCTGCACCTGGGCTACCTGGCCGAGGCGTCCTGGTCGCAGGACGACCACGTGCCCGAGGTGTGGGAGTACCTGGCGATGCGCCAGTTCAACAACTTCCGCCCGTGCCCGACGATCACCGACACCGTCGGCGGCTACGAGCTGCCCGCCGACCTGCAGGCGATGCCGCAGACCCAGCGGGTCATCGCGCTGGCCGGCAACGCCACCACGATCGTCAACGACCTGTACTCGTACACCAAGGAGCTGGCCGCCCCCGGCCGGCACCTGAACCTCCCGGTGGTGATCTCCGAGCGCGAGGGCCTGTCCGACAAGGACGGCTACCTCAAGGCGGTCGAGGTGCACAACGAGCTGATGCGCGCCTTCGAGGCCGAGTCGGCCGCGCTCGCCGCCGCCTGCCCCGCCCCGCAGCTGCTGCGCTTCCTGCGCGGGGTGGCCGCCTGGGTCGACGGCAACCACCACTGGCACCAGACCAACACCTACCGCTACAGCCTGCCCGATTTCTGGTAA